DNA from Acidobacteriota bacterium:
TATCGATAACAATATATTTGGAATGAGATGTGTTTCTGGGTCATGAAGCTCACCCAATTCTCCATCGAGATCAGCACCAGCTGCATTAAAATATCTCAAAGAAATAAAGCTAACGTTGTAATTTATAAAATATCTATAAAGTATCTTTTCTATTACATATTTTGTCTCTCCGTAAGGGTTGATCGGGTTTATTGGATGGTTTTCATCTATAGGTAGATACTGGGGCTCTCCGTAGACTCCAGCACTTGAAGAAAAAATAATTTTCTTAACCCCATGTTTTTTCATTGCATCTAAAAGATTTAAAGCATTTAAAATATTTTCCCTGTAGTATCTTTCTGGAAATTTATATGACTCCTCCACAATACTTAACGAAGCAAAATGTATTACTCCGTCTATTCTGTTTTCCTCGAAAGCCCTGTTCAGGGAATTAATTTCCTGCAGGTCTCCTAAATAAAAATTATTAGATTTAATTAATTCTTTTTTCCCGGTTGAAAGATTATCAAAAATAATAACATTGAATCCTTTTTTGATTAATTCTTTTACTGTATGGGAACCTATATATCCAGCTCCACCTGTTACTAATATGTTCATGTTATATTATCTCTTTTCCAAAAAGTTTCATGCAAACCTCAGGAGCTTTTTCTATTCCTTCATCTTTTGTAAAAAATGCACCGTCAAGTTGCATTTCCCATAATTCTTTTAAAATCTTGCCGAGATTAGGCCCAGGAGAAAATCCTAAATTTAACAAATCTCTCCCCCTTACCAGAGGCTTTATGGATTCTTTGGTCACGTTGAAATCTTCAAGTTTTTTAAAAAGCCACTTTGCCTGCTTGTCAAGACCTCTTAATAATTTATTTTCCCTCCCTTTTCTATCAGCTAAATCAAGGTATATCAAAAGAGATAGATCACCTTTCATATCCTTCATTAATCTATTAAAAGCTTTCTTTGATATAGAACCTCTGTTTTGCCAGAGGTCAGTCGTTCTGTGGTGGTATTTTACCAGTAATAGAATTTTTTCTTTCAGGTCATATCCATCCAATGAAAAGATTTTTAACTGATTTAAAATATTTTTCGTAATTTCAGTTCCAACGTAATCATGTCTTTTATTGGTAAGAACAAGCCTTCTTTTTTTCCATTCCCATTGAGAGGTATGTGGTTTTGCTATATCATGAAATAAAGCCCCGAGTAAAAGAGCAAGGGAAACAGGTCTTTCAAGCTTAAAAATTTCAGTAATACGTTTTGCCTGATTTAATGTAATCAATGTATGGTGCCATACAGTATGATTTCCATGTCTATCTTTTTCTGGGTGAAATATGGAATCTTGAATTGTATATGTCATCGGAAGAATTGGAGGAAATAGCTGATCAATCACCCCCAATTTCAAATATTCTTCCATTCCTATTGAGGGCTTTTTTGAGTTAAGTAATAATTTGAAAAGTTCTTCAGAAATCCTTTCACTACTCAATCCTTTAAGCTTTATCTTCTTTGAAATTTCATAAATTTCATTTGAAACTTTATAATTTAAAACAGATGCAAACCGAGCTACTCTAAGAACTCTCAATGGATCTTCGAGAAAATGAGATGGGTCGGTCATTCTGATTGTTTTCTTCTTTATATCATCTCTCCCATTAAACGGATCGATTAATTTACCATCGATCAACCTTAAAGCCATACTATTGCATTTTATATCTCTCCTCTGAAGGTCCTTCTCGATAGGAAGATACGGATCGGCTTTTATGATAAAATCTTTATGAGAAGAAGAATCACTACCTACCGATAAATCAATTCTTGGAAGAGACACATCAATGGTTCTTCCTTTTTGAGTAAATTTAATCACTCCAAAACTTTTTCCGACAAGGTCTATATGACCGAATGACTTTAATTTCTCTATGATTTCTTCTACAGGATAATTGGTTATTAATATATCAACATCGGTGGAGGGATTCCCCCTTACAAGATCTCTTACATATCCTCCCACAGCGAAACTATTTTCTTTAAATAAAGAAATAAATAAATCTTTTTCTGGAAAATCAAATTTCTTAAAATACATTGTCATAAACAAATTTTAACACAAATTGAATTATTTATTAAAAACTATAAGAAAATCGTATGTGTCCTTTAAATTTTATTACCACAGATGAGACAGAACTTAGAATCAAGGGGAATATACTTTGTCCCACATTTTTTACACTCAGCTAAATATGGGCCAAACGGAAATTGAGGGTCCATCCCTTTTGCAAAAGAATTTCTCAAACCTTTGTAATTTCTTTCTCTTTTTTCTTTGAAAGCCCATAATCCTTCAGAAGGCTCAACTGATCCAATATGTAAAGAGAACCATTCTTTCGCATGTTCCCATGTAAGGTCCCACACAAGGTCTCTCCAGAAATTAATGTGAACCTTGAAATAATGAAGACTGCTTGGCGAAAGGTTCATCATGTCCGTTATATATTTTTTAACAGTTTCGTCAAGTTTATCTAAAGGTACAACCTCGTTAACCACTCCCAGTTCACAAGCCTGCTTAGCTGAAATTTCCCGGGACAACATAACAATTTCTGCAGCTTTTTTAATTCCCATGTGGAGGGGCAACCACTGAGAAAGCCCTCCTATTGAAGTCATCCCAACTCTTGGACCTGGGGATAAGAATTTTACATTCTCTGAAGCAATGGCAAGGTCACATGCTGCTACAAATTCAAATCCGCCTCCTGCTGTTACTCCATTCACTCTTGCAATTACCGGTTTCCCACAGTGTCTTATCATGTGAAACACTCTTCCGTAAACTTCCCCCCATTTCCAGAAATCAGATGGTTTTTTATTGTAAATTTCAGCGTATTCTTTTACGTTTCCACCGGTACAAAAAGCCCTTTCTCCCGCTCCAGTCAGGACTATAAATTGAATATTATCATCCCACATTGAATCTTCAAAATAATGAATCATCTCCCTTAAAGTTGAAAGAAGGTAGGAATTGAGCTCTTTTGGATTGTTAATCATAATCAATGAGGTATGATCATGCCAATTTTTATCATATACTACAGTTTCTAAATTTTGCATTTATATTTCCTCCTATTATTGATAATTTTATGTAATTCTTAATATTTCTCGCTTTTTTCAATTCAAACTGATTGCTTTAATATATCTATAACAAACCTTTTGTCAAGAAAGTTCGGAATATCTAAATATTTTAGTTAAAATAAATTTTCCAATTCATCATTACCTTCTGGAAGTCTACCATGTTTTTGAAGGAATTGCTGAATTAGTTCACTCTCCCTCTTTGTATACATTGGATATTCTTCATACAAAAAATAACAGGCTTTTTTAAATTTTTCCATTTGGGCCTCAAGAGCTCTTTTCAGGTTGGGAGTGCCAGCAATCAGTAATATATTTTTTTTATCATCAAGAAGCTGATAAACGCCTTCTGTCTCCGGAACTTGAGAAATATTTTCGTAATTTAATGCTATCCATTTCTCTGGAGGCATCAATACGGGAGATAATTGAAATCTCAAGTCACATCTTAAACATCTCTTAGCTTCTTCGACTGCCATCTTTTCATTATACCCAAGTTCAATCAGTTCAAAGCTTCTTTTTCGTTTCTCCATTGGAATACTGGGCAACTGGATTCTTCTTTTAGTAGCGAAGCTAATTTCTGTTCCCAAAAAAGGATTGTATTTTTCCTCTTCTTTAAAAGCAATGTCGAACAGTTCTTTCCCATCTAAATATTTAGCAATGGATAAAGCAGCTCTTCTTCCATAAGCTATAGCCTCAACTACAGAAGATGTTCCTTTTACAACATCCCCGCCAGCGAAAATTCCAGGAAAATCAGTTTCCAAGGTATCTGGATTGACCTTTATAGTTCCATGTTCAGTGATTTTTATGGAATTTATGCCGGATACAATTGAAAAATCTGAAATTTGACCTACAGCAATTATTATCGTGTCTGTTTCAATTATTTTCGTAACTGATTGGTCGAAAGATGGATTAAATTTTCCTTTTTTGTCAAAAACTGAAGTGCAGCGAATAAGTTCAATTCCCTTAACTTTCCCATTTCCTAAAATTTTCTTTGGCCCCCAGGAATTCTCGATCTTAATTCCCTCTTCAACTGCTTCTTCGATTTCCCATTGAAAAGCTGGCATTTCTTCTCTTGATTCAAGACAAATAATTTTTACTTCTTCGGCTCCCAAACGAACTGCAGATAGGGCTGCATCAACTGCCACATTCCCTCCTCCGATTACAACAACATGTCTGCCGATACTGTTTCTCTTTCCTTTATTTATTTCTACTAAAAAATCGAGTCCCCAGAAAATACCTTCCTGATTTCTGTTTTCCAAATCCAATTTTTTACTTATGCCTGCCCCTATAGCTAAATATATCACTTCATATCCATTTTTTTTCAATTCAAATACATTTTTAATTCTTGTATTTGTCTCGAGTTCTATTCCGGTCTTTAGAATTTTATCAATATCACTCTTCAGGATTTCTTTTGGTAATCTGAAATCAGGAATAGCCCATCTCGCCATTCCTCCAGGCTCAGAAAAAGCTTCAAAAATATTCACTGAATACCCTGCCTTAGAAAGATAATAACTGGCTGTTAGTCCTGAAGGCCCTGACCCTACTACAGCAATTTTTTTGTTTCCAGCATGTCCATTTCTCTTTATTTTGTTTTCGGTTGTTCGAGACTCCGTTTCGGCAACAAACCTTTTAAGTTTGCATATGGAAATTGAATCATTCAAATTATTTCTTCTGCATTTGCTTTCACAGGGATGATGGCATACATATCCTAAAACACCAGGAAACGGAGCTTTTTCTTCTATAACTCGAAGAGCATCTTCAAATCTTCTTTCAGCAATATAGTTAACATATCGAGGAGCGTCCATCTCAACAGGACAGCTAAATTTACAGGGAACTAAATTCATTTCATCGGAAATTATTACATCTTTATCCCCCAAAGCTCCAGTTGGACATACATCAACACATGACCCGCAAAATTTACATCCTGATTTTTCCAGTGTGTTTTCTATCAGTCCCACCATTATTTTTTTGTCATTATAGACATAGCCAAGAGCTCCTACACCCCTGACATCTTTGCATATTCTTATGCACCTCAAACATCCAATACATAGATTAAAATCAAAGGAAAAAAGGGGTTCATCTCTCAATACAGGATAATTTTTTGGAAGATATCGAGGAATATCTTCTCTAATTCCTATATATTCAGCTATTCTTCTCAATTCACATCTATTAAATTTATAGCAACAGCGTTCATTTACAGGAACATCGCTCGAACACTCTGTTAAACTGCATCCATCTCTTTGAGCGCACGTAAGACATGCATGGGGGTGATGAGATAAGATAGAACCAAGATTATTTTTTCTTATCCTATTGATTTCGTCTGTGTTTGTGTAAACAACCATTCCATCTGAAACGTATAAATTTGATAAAGAAACATAACCTTCAACTCCTTTTAGTGTTCCAATGCATAATCCACAATTTTCATAAGCTTTTTTAGAATTGTCATTTTCAATACATTCTTCGCCCCGATAAACTCTGTCATTGGGTTTTAAATCTCCATGTGTGGTAAAATCAGGATGGAAACATAAGCAGGGGATGTATAAATTTGCTTCGTAAGCAGCCTGTAAAACTGTTATCCCTTCCCTTGTTTCAATTTCAATGTCATTTATCTTTATCGTTATTGATTTCATGATTTCCTGCTATTATTTTTAAATCTTCCATTTACATTAAAATTACCAAGAATGGGAAATAGCTAAAGGTTTGCAAGCAGCTACACATGGAAGTTCTACCCTCCCCCTGACAGGTTTGCAGGGTGCACATGAATACTTAATCTTCTTTCTATGCTCTTCCCTGACTCTTGCAACAAATACTTCTCTAAATGGGTCATTCTCATCTTCTCCAACTTCTAACACATTGTAAGGACAAAATTTAACACAGTCTCCACATCCATCACACTTATCGTTGTCGATGGAAATAAAATATTCCCCAGAACCATCTTTATATCCGTAATTAGCTATCATGTTTATAACTTAATTGTTTAAAAGTTTTTCACTTTCCCCTTTTTTTCTTTTTCATAAAGGGCTTTAGCAAAAAGAGCAGCTCCTAAAGCTCCTGCTATTTGAGTATCATACGTAGGAGTAAGCGCTTTTATTCCTAATTCATTTTCAATCCTTTTAACTATTCCAATATTTTTAGCTATACCACCGGTTATGGCAAAGTCCTTTTCTATTCCAATTCTTTCAAGAAGTTCAACCACCCTGTGTGCCATAGCTAAACAATATGCTGCTATAACTTTCTCTTTTTGCCATCCTTCCCTCAACAATCCTACTGCTTCTGATTTTGCAAATATTACGCAGGTGCTACTTACTGGCTCTGGTTCTTCATCTATATTAAATGACATTTCTCCTATATCCTCTATAGGAATTGCAAGAAGGTCTGCAAAAACTTCCATTCCTCTCCCTGTTCCAGCAGCGCATTTATCATTCATAAGAAAATTTGTTACCTTTCCTTTTTCATCACAACGAATAGCTTTACAATCTTGACCTCCCATGTCCAGAATTGTTCTCACTGAAGGACCATACATGAAGTTTGCTCCTCTTGCATGACAGGCAATCTCGGTTAAGGTTTTATGGGCAAAGGGAACATTTACCCTACCATATCCAGTTCCTATTATGTAATGTATATTTTCTAAATTTAATCCTGTGCCTTCCAAGGCCCAGTTCATCGCCTTTTGAGCACTATCCGGGCTGCTTGAACCAGTTCTCATATTGCTATAGCAGTAAATCCTTCCATCTGTCATCACAACTGCCTGAGTGCTTACAGAACCAACATCCACCCCAGCAGAAATAACTTCTCCCTCTTTCCAGTTAATCTCTGAGGAGAGCCACTTTGATTCTGGCCACTTCCAGTATTCTTTTTCCATTCTATTCTCCTCCTTCCTTGGAAGGACTCAATGCTCTTTCAGCTGCAATCAGAGCAGCTCCCAATGCACAGATAAATTCTGGGTTCTCTGGAATGAACAATTCAACTTGTAAATCTCTTTTAAGAGAATGAACAAATCCAATGTTTTTCGCCACGCCTCCTGTCAATGCAACATCCTTTTCAATCCCTATCCTTCGAACCATCGATGCAATCCTGTCAGCAATTGCATCAAGAATTGATCGAGCTATGTCTTCTTTGGGTGTCTTTGAATGAATTAATGAAACAACTTCCGATTCAGCAAATACAGCACATTGAGCATTCATAGGAATTGGCTTCTGTGATTTAAGCGAAAGTTCTCCCATTTCTTCCAATTTTATTTCAAGGGCTCTTGCCATAGTTTCTGTAAAAATTCCAGCTCCTGCTGCACATTTCTCATTGATAGCAAAATCCAAAACCTTTCCTCTTTCGTCAAGTTTTATTGCTCTTCCTTCTTCTGCTCCAACATCAATTACAGTTCTTACAGAAGGATAATAAAATAAAATTCCTTTAGCATTTGCACCCACTTCTGTAATGGAACTATTAACAAAATAAGCTCCTTTTCTTCCGACGCCAGTCGATGTAATATGGGTTATATCTTCCCTTGAAATTCCTGTCTTTTTTAAAATATTTTCAAACGCCTCCTCTGCAGCATATTTCTGGTCAAATCCGCTAAGGACAGAGTATTTTGCCAAAATTTTATTACCTTCAATTAATAAAGCTTTTGTTTCTTTAGCACCGCAGTCAATGCCAACGGTTACCATAAAAATACCTCCTCCTATTCTAATCTCTCAAACCCCAATGTTTCCATAAAGGCATCGATTCGGGCAATTGTTCTTGTTTCATCAAATTCTCTTTCGTCTCCCATGTTTCCTTCAAAACTCATAACAGGAAAACCAGCTTTTATAAGAGCTATCCTATTCTCAGCTATTCCGAGACTTAAACCTTCACACCCTCTATTATAATGAAGCATTATACCATTGAGTTTCCATTCTTTAGCGATTCTTATCATCATCTCACTTTTAAGATGGGGATAGTAAAAATGTTGCCATTCAGGCTTTTTCAATTCCCAATCAGCTAATGTACGAAGAGCTTGATCTCTGGTCTTTATTTCAATTCCGTTTTCCTGAGGTGTTCTACGAGGACCCCAGGTTCCATCCTCCTGTACATCCCACATTCCAATAAGGCCAAAAGTGTATAAAGACCCAACTGAAACACATCCATATTTTTCTAAATAACGAAATATTTTAAGAAAAGCCCATGGTGGCTGTGTGTCAGTCATTACCCTGCATCTTTCATTTCCAACTGCAGCAATCCCTCTTTCAACCCTATCTTTTACCTCATCCCTTAGCTCTTGATAAAAATCAGCTACTACTTTACTGCTTTTCTGAAGAGTACCAAGAACATAAAGAGAGTACATTGTCTTTTCATCCAGAGGAGCAGGGATCATTTTGTTTAAAGCACATACCTCAGCCCACAAAGAGGTTGACCTGCAATGATTGTAGACTGCTTGGATAAGTTTTTCATCATCATATTTCCTTCTGGCTATTTTCTCCAGCCATTCAATTCCATCATGCATTTGCATAACAACATAGTTCAATTTGTGCTCATTGATTTGCTCATAAGGCCCGACTGAAACATCAATGCAGAAAAAAGGGATTTCTTTTTTTTCTATATCTTTAACCACCTGATACCACTTTGCATGGCTACAACAAATATGGTCCTGCCAGATAAAATCAGGAGTTGGAAATTCTCCTCCAAACACATATTTATTCAGCATCACAGAGCCCCAATAGTTTCTCATGTAAGAACATAAGTCTCTTGCATACCCTGCCCTTTCAACTGCTTCCTGGCATTCAAGGGCAAATTCTTTATTCCAGGCAACAGATGCTCCATATGGCTCGCTTGTTATGGGATAAACATCATCTCCCAATCCAGCAGGGATAGCATCGAATGACCATGCTCCACCTGCCCACCTGATTCCACCTTTTTCATGGGCTTTGGCATAATTTTTATAATAATTTTCCCTTATTTCTTTAGCTTTTTGCCAGCATTTTAAAGGTTCAGTTTTATATTTAGCACTTCTCATTTTAGCCTCCAAATGTTTAAACATATATTTGAATAAACTATCAAGCTTGCGTTTCTTTCCACAAAACTGTTTTTTGCCAACCTTAACTCCATAGATCTTCTTCCCGAAGAATCTCAAGGAAGGCTTCCACCCTTGTTTTGAACTGTCCCAAAGGAACTGTCACGTCAAATTCAAGAAAAAGAGATGGAATGTTATTTTCTTTTAAAGTCTTGGTAATTGCAGGGATATCGAGTTCATGGGGGTCGCAGAATTTTTGCTGGACTATGATTGCACCCTGCACATCATATTCTTTTGCCAGATTTAATATATGAGGAACCCTTCGCCTTTCTGGCCAATCTTTACTTGGACAAGGAGGTCTATCGATGTATCTTGCAGCGATAGAAGCCAATCTATCCTCATCAGGAATTACCTCATTCCAGAAATATCTTGTGCCAGTACAGTGATCATCGATAACAAAAATAGCTCCCAATGATTCTACCATTTTCATAAATTCAGTATCATCATCTTCACTTCCTAATATCATTAACCTCAGAAGATTACTGTTTTTTTCCTTTCTTTCATATATTTTATTTAAAGCCTCTTCGAGCATTCTGCTGTGCTCTCTTTTATCAGTTAATTGACTTGAAATTACTGCATACATTGCTTCCAATCCTGTCACACCTGGGTTTTTTTCTTTCCTTAATTCATAAAGTTTTCCCAGAAGTCTTCTGTTTTCGTTCATTATCTTTATCCCTTTATCCAAATCTTCATTCCTTAAGGTTTTCCCAGTCCACTCCTCGATTGATTTTTTAAACAACTTAAGTTCTTCAGTTAAATAAGGATAAGCTCTTGCGCTCTGAACATGGTGGGGCATTGGAAGGTAATAACTGTATTCAACAGGCACATGCATCTGCCAACTTGTAAAAGCCTGCCTAATATGCAGACAGGATTGGGCAATCGTTATTCCATCAAGATAATCATATCTTCCCTGTAATCCTTGGGCTAAACAATCCCTGCAGAATGGGCAAAACATTCCAAATATATGAGGCTCTGTTAAATCCTGGGGCTCATGACTTCCTAAAATTCTTATTGGTAATATATCCGCTGCATATAGAATTTCCTCTGGCACATAAGTACAAAAATACCCTATTACTTTTCCCCCGGTTTTTCTTTTCCATTCCTTTGCATATTCATGCCTGTTTTCTTGCCACTCTTTAAATTTTTCGAACATTTTTGCTCCTTCCTATAAATCCGTTTAAGAATAATTCTTTTACATGTTCTACAAGTTCTTTCCCCTTTAAATCCTTATTTGGGTCATACCAGGTATAAAACCAGTTAAGCATTCCAAAAAGGCAGAGGGTCGATACTCTCAAATTTTTTTCCTTTATAGAATATTTTTCCTTAATCTGGTTTAGTATTTCTAAAACTATCTTAAAATATTCTTTTCTTTTCGATTCAACTTCCTTGTAATATTTCCCTGTGAGGGTTTCAAGCTCATGAGTGCAAACCTTTATTTCATTTAAATGGGTTAGAAAATAGGAAAGATGATTCTCTATAATTATGTATAATTTCTTTTCTCCATCTTCTACATCTTTTAATTTTTTCTTCAAATTGCTCAGCAATGAATCAAATGTCTGGTACTGAATTGCATAAAGAAGCTCATCCTTGGATTTAAAATAGTAGTAAAGAGTAGCTAAATTCAGGTTCAACTCCCTCGCAACCTTTCTTATAGTTGCATTCTCATACCCATCCCTTGCTATTATCTTTGCTGCAACTTTCAATATGTTTTCTGCTTTTTCAGGATAGCTAAAATCTCTTTTCATTAATCAAACGTTCGTTTAATATAGTATCTTTATTTTCTCTGCATGTCAATAATTTTTTCAATTTTTTATAGAGCTTTAAAAGTCTTCTATGTTACATCTCAACCATTCATTTGACATCTAAAAATATAACTGCTTAAATAGAAATTATCAGAGGCAAGGATGAACCATCCATCAAAATCTTTCATGGAAAAACTCCTCTCCTTACAGGAATCTGAAAATTTCTTAGACATTCTACTTTCTGATTACCTCAAAAGATTTATACTATTGGGAGAAGTCTCATTGGGTTCATTCTTTATCTTCAAAAAAGAAAAAAATGATTTCTCCCTCATATCCATGAATAAAATAGGAGAGTATGTGGAAAAAGAAGAACTAATTAAAAGAGTGGAGGAAGGAAAAAAAGGAATAATCCCTCATGTTCTTCAAGCAATGAAACCATACATAACAAATGACTGTGAAAAAGACCCATTTCATATACCATTTAGAAAAGAGAAAATACTTTCAGAGATGATAATCCCATTTGAAATAGATTCAGAAAGAATAGGAATTGTAGTATAGTCTCTCAAATCCCGATGTTCTTTCGGGCTTGGAACGTGAACATTTTATAGTTCAAAAAAATGAAGCTGTGTGTAAGAGCGTTGAAGATAATATACTTTCAGCAGTTGAGGTTATAAATATTCTTAAAAATTGTGAGATAGAGAAGTTGTTAAAACCTCCAAAAGAAATAGAAAGACTTGTACCCAATTTATTGGGATGTGTGGCAACAACAAAACTTTCTTTAATAGTTGGACCAAGGGGAGAAATATATAAATGCACAAAAACTATTGGGGATGAAAAAGAAATTTGCGGAACGATTTTTAATATAAATTATGACCGTTCCAAGTTTAAAAAGTGGGTTGATGCAGATAGATTAAATATAGAACAATGCAGAAAATGCTCGATGGTGCCAATATGCAGTGGTAATAGTTGTCCTTATGATTTTCTTATAAATAATAAAAAAAATAAATGTTCTCAAAAAGAAAGATATGAACACTATTTAGAAATGTTGAGAATATTATATCAACAAAAAAGATTTGATATAAAGGGTCATGACTCTAAAAAAAATAAAGAGAAAGGGGGTGAATAAAATGGACGAAATTAAATGGATTTACGATCCACTAAATGTAGAAGTGCTGGTCCCACCTGATTGCTGTACTTGTACTACTGAGGGCCCTGATATCGGTATACCTAACTGCGAATATCTAACAGACCATCTTGTAGTTGTGTATCCAAGTTAGTGAAAGATTAAAGGGGTAAAAAAGAGGGATCCCTCTTAAAAGAAAAAGTTTATTTAGGGGTGTAAAAAAATTGTAATTTTGATATATTAATTAATAGTAATATGAAAAAAAATTTTTTATTAAATTTCTCTATCCTTATTCTTCTTGTTCTGGCGCTTGTAGCAGACAAAAATGAGACCGTAAGAATCAAAATTGTTGCGAGTATTGGTGTTGAGGAAATAAAAGCCAAAGGGGAAGATTCTTATCTTTTTTACACCATTAATTCGATTGACTGCGATAATGAAGGAAATATATATGTGCTGGATAAAAAAGCTTCTTGCATTAAGATATTTAGCAAAAACGGAAAATTCTTAAGAAAGATCTTAAGAGAAGGTCAGGGACCCGAGGAGATTAGAAACCCCTATAGATTAGCTATAAATAGATTCACTGGAAACATATTTGTTTTACAAGAACACGGCTTTCAAATGAAGGAATTTGATGTCTTTGGAAGATTTGTTAAGTCTTATGCACTTCCAGAACAATTTTTCCATTATTTTGAGTTTCTTGAGAAAGATAGAATTATTTACATAGCAAAAAAATGTTATGAAGAGAAAACATGTAGTAAATTTAAGATATTAAATCTAAATACATTAAAAATTGAA
Protein-coding regions in this window:
- the bzdN gene encoding benzoyl-CoA reductase, bzd-type, subunit N translates to MFEKFKEWQENRHEYAKEWKRKTGGKVIGYFCTYVPEEILYAADILPIRILGSHEPQDLTEPHIFGMFCPFCRDCLAQGLQGRYDYLDGITIAQSCLHIRQAFTSWQMHVPVEYSYYLPMPHHVQSARAYPYLTEELKLFKKSIEEWTGKTLRNEDLDKGIKIMNENRRLLGKLYELRKEKNPGVTGLEAMYAVISSQLTDKREHSRMLEEALNKIYERKEKNSNLLRLMILGSEDDDTEFMKMVESLGAIFVIDDHCTGTRYFWNEVIPDEDRLASIAARYIDRPPCPSKDWPERRRVPHILNLAKEYDVQGAIIVQQKFCDPHELDIPAITKTLKENNIPSLFLEFDVTVPLGQFKTRVEAFLEILREEDLWS
- the bzdO gene encoding benzoyl-CoA reductase, bzd-type, subunit O, which gives rise to MRSAKYKTEPLKCWQKAKEIRENYYKNYAKAHEKGGIRWAGGAWSFDAIPAGLGDDVYPITSEPYGASVAWNKEFALECQEAVERAGYARDLCSYMRNYWGSVMLNKYVFGGEFPTPDFIWQDHICCSHAKWYQVVKDIEKKEIPFFCIDVSVGPYEQINEHKLNYVVMQMHDGIEWLEKIARRKYDDEKLIQAVYNHCRSTSLWAEVCALNKMIPAPLDEKTMYSLYVLGTLQKSSKVVADFYQELRDEVKDRVERGIAAVGNERCRVMTDTQPPWAFLKIFRYLEKYGCVSVGSLYTFGLIGMWDVQEDGTWGPRRTPQENGIEIKTRDQALRTLADWELKKPEWQHFYYPHLKSEMMIRIAKEWKLNGIMLHYNRGCEGLSLGIAENRIALIKAGFPVMSFEGNMGDEREFDETRTIARIDAFMETLGFERLE
- a CDS encoding TetR/AcrR family transcriptional regulator; its protein translation is MKRDFSYPEKAENILKVAAKIIARDGYENATIRKVARELNLNLATLYYYFKSKDELLYAIQYQTFDSLLSNLKKKLKDVEDGEKKLYIIIENHLSYFLTHLNEIKVCTHELETLTGKYYKEVESKRKEYFKIVLEILNQIKEKYSIKEKNLRVSTLCLFGMLNWFYTWYDPNKDLKGKELVEHVKELFLNGFIGRSKNVRKI
- a CDS encoding 6-bladed beta-propeller, with translation MKKNFLLNFSILILLVLALVADKNETVRIKIVASIGVEEIKAKGEDSYLFYTINSIDCDNEGNIYVLDKKASCIKIFSKNGKFLRKILREGQGPEEIRNPYRLAINRFTGNIFVLQEHGFQMKEFDVFGRFVKSYALPEQFFHYFEFLEKDRIIYIAKKCYEEKTCSKFKILNLNTLKIEKKFAPIQQPSIVYAYQRFIIKEGILWTCPDDKMELVAYDMITGKEEKSILIKESYREYKIVRGPNWWAARLFNFAQPLLINRNIYILLTKQDFLSIGSPPELKSKKLTLYRLEKDRLKRARGLPEGDFMDLGTVWLNHIILYSWDPYPHIKVLEIND
- a CDS encoding SPASM domain-containing protein, with protein sequence MEREHFIVQKNEAVCKSVEDNILSAVEVINILKNCEIEKLLKPPKEIERLVPNLLGCVATTKLSLIVGPRGEIYKCTKTIGDEKEICGTIFNINYDRSKFKKWVDADRLNIEQCRKCSMVPICSGNSCPYDFLINNKKNKCSQKERYEHYLEMLRILYQQKRFDIKGHDSKKNKEKGGE